TACTCCCAATGATTTGAACATACAAGCAAATTGAATCTCCTCTAGCTTTGGGCACCTCAACAGCTGGAATACTTGAAGCATCTTTAGTAAGCTTGAGACAATGGACACTTTCCTCCCACCATTAGTCAACTTGGTAGCTTGTAGCTCATTACACCCTAGCTCCTCCGATGGATTAACAAACCTCTCTAAAGATCTGCAGTCCTCAATACATAATTCCTCCAGCGATATTAAGGCACCGAGAAATTGAACTTCGACTAGCTCAGTGCAAGAAGACACCTCAGCTTCTCTCAGTTTTCTTAAACCTGATGGAAAGGATAATCTTTTGACAAGTTCACACATTCTGATAGTCAACTTTTCCAATTGAGGAAGCCCATCTAGTTGTACTTGTTTCACTTGAATGCGATCGAGCTCTAGAACTATCAAGCTTGACGGAAGTTGTTCGAGGGATTCAAAGTCTAATCCATACATGGTAAGTTTTTTTAGGAGAGAAAGGGAGCCCAACTCTGTAGGCTGCGCGCGGACATTTAAAAGGCACAAGTGCTGCTTCCTCAATTTGGATAACCTCCCTATCCACTGTAGGTCACAAGCTTTAATTATATTTGATGTGGCCTTAGATTCAGAACCATCAGATAGAAGTAGTTCAACTAGATTAGTAAGATTTGAGAGGTTAGGCACGGTCTGCAATGAACTAGATCGCAACCGTAGAGTGGTCAAACTTTTAGGGAGCTCCGGCAACTCTTGGAGCTTATGACAATGCTCTAAGTCCAGTGTTTGGAGGCGACGAAGCTCGCTCATTGTACTGGGCACTTTCACAATCGGTGTGGATGATACATTGAGAGATGACAAGCTTGATAGTCTTCCAATGGAATCTTGTAATACTTTTTTATtatacttttttattccattgaagagaagaaaaaatggaacatAAGAGTAGCTCTCATTTTAGAAAGACGAATCCTCAATTATGAACACAGTATTAAATTTGGTCACCACATTACCTCTATTGATCTTAATTCGTGAATGATGTCATCTGGAGCCCACAACCTGGAACGCTCTTGATTAGCAATTgtccttccaagatctctaaattgatcatgcatccaaaacttaTTTTCGTCTAAAACCTTTATAGTGCATTTGTTAATAAGGACATCAATAGCATACTCTGGGCTAAACCCACAGTCTTTCCACACAAAGAATGGATTAGTCTTATCTTTATCAAtgaaaaagcatgcaatatcgAGGAATATCTGCTGCTGATCCATTTCTAAGGCATCATAAGTAATCCTTAGCTTTCCCAAGACATCGCTAGTAGGTGTTTTTCTTAGCTTCTCTAGCATCTCTTGccatattttttcctctttctgaagaAAAAGCAATGAACCTATTGCTCGAAGAGCTGAAGGTAGTCCATCCGTAGTAGAGACAATGTCTTTTGAAGTGTCATATAGTTTGTCTGGAGGAAAGTCAGCATCAAATGCATGCCTACTAAAAAGTTGAAGTGCGTCTTTGTCGCTTAACACCTCCATTTCATAAGGCACAATTTCATACTTCAATCCCCTAATTTTTATAACACTTTTGTCCCTAGTGGTAACAAGTATCCTAGTACCATTGTACAGAGAATCAATTCCAATAAGGTATTCGATTTGGTTTCCctcatcaacatcatccaatACAACTAGTACCTTCTTGTTGCAAATTGTTTCTCTAATCGTATTGATTCCATAATCAATGTTATCAATGTTGCGAGCCACTCTAGAATTAGAGATATCATATAGCAATTGTTCTTGCAACTTGACTAAGCCCTTGGTTTTTGTTGTTTCCCTTACACCATCAAGAAAGCTACAGTTTTTCCCAAAGCGAGGACATAGTTGGTTATAGATGATCTTGGTAAGTGTTGATTTACCGATGCCACTCATCCCATAAATTCCAATAACCCGCACACCACCGGATTGGATGTCCAATAAACCATTTATGGCTGCTATTCGATCCTCCATTCCAACTAAATCTCTAGTCACTTTTCTTTGTCTTGTCTTGAGCCTAACCACAACCTCCACAACAACAGCCTCAATAAGATCCCCATCGCTACAACAAAGTTGAACAGTTTCAATTGTGAAGAGGCAACAAATTCGTTTAATTGCATGTTGACCAACCATCTAC
This region of Eucalyptus grandis isolate ANBG69807.140 chromosome 8, ASM1654582v1, whole genome shotgun sequence genomic DNA includes:
- the LOC120287521 gene encoding TMV resistance protein N-like, translated to MVGQHAIKRICCLFTIETVQLCCSDGDLIEAVVVEVVVRLKTRQRKVTRDLVGMEDRIAAINGLLDIQSGGVRVIGIYGMSGIGKSTLTKIIYNQLCPRFGKNCSFLDGVRETTKTKGLVKLQEQLLYDISNSRVARNIDNIDYGINTIRETICNKKVLVVLDDVDEGNQIEYLIGIDSLYNGTRILVTTRDKSVIKIRGLKYEIVPYEMEVLSDKDALQLFSRHAFDADFPPDKLYDTSKDIVSTTDGLPSALRAIGSLLFLQKEEKIWQEMLEKLRKTPTSDVLGKLRITYDALEMDQQQIFLDIACFFIDKDKTNPFFVWKDCGFSPEYAIDVLINKCTIKVLDENKFWMHDQFRDLGRTIANQERSRLWAPDDIIHELRSIETVPNLSNLTNLVELLLSDGSESKATSNIIKACDLQWIGRLSKLRKQHLCLLNVRAQPTELGSLSLLKKLTMYGLDFESLEQLPSSLIVLELDRIQVKQVQLDGLPQLEKLTIRMCELVKRLSFPSGLRKLREAEVSSCTELVEVQFLGALISLEELCIEDCRSLERFVNPSEELGCNELQATKLTNGGRKVSIVSSLLKMLQVFQLLRCPKLEEIQFACMFKSLGVFSVEGCTSLKRIGGLSNLKNLTRLGIVECESLQVVEGVDELEHLEQLKVYRCRSMERMIDVSSSKKPKECQIQMRDCGELLDIGPDDSSITWESYREKILNAPARALGLKLETTLYDYETKIETRDLLLEQQDDSDKHEDGDKVDGREDDNSEDSGKEDDDDDNHVNIDDDDDGKEEDDDDNHVHVDNEDDDSEDDENVHSSGRPSPVCSMGNNDKNEGVDKEGQCEGDGNSDSKDNEDENDNGEDDEDNNVHELLHSSDGPSLVGSVDGNDENDNVVEEGQWEGNISSHSKDDEDEDDDGEDDEDNNVHRLSHLSSGPSLVGSVDGNDENDDVDEEGQYESDGNSHSKDDEDEDNDGEDDEDNIMRELSQSSRGPSPVGSVDDNVENDDFNEEGEGDGYSYSYGDGNDDEGKDEDEERDDEEGEQEQDDGDDYNNNEYDEDTKDNSDKAGDEGDYNSEVDDGY